One Acetobacter oryzoeni genomic window, TGGATGGAAGAAAACAAGCAGCGTTTTTATAGCCTGCAGTGTTTGACCAACCCGCGGAATCAGGGGCCATCATTTTCGCGCAATATGGCGTTTGCACATGCGCAATCAGAGTATGTGTTTATTATTGATGCCGATAATACCATTTATCCAACTGCGCTAGAAAAAATCTACACAGCGCTTTTGCAGGGTAAGTTTCCAGCGGTTTATACCCAGATTGAAGAGTTTGGAGATCGCAAAGGTATTGGCCATGCCGATATCTGGGATGCCGCACGCATGCGCAAGAACAACTATGTGGATGTGATGGCGCTTATCCGTAAAAGCGCGTGGGAAAAGGTTGGCGGCTTCTCACATATTGAAGAAGGTTGGGAAGATTATGATTTCTGGCTGAAGTTTATTGATGCAGGGTTAGAGCCCGGATATCTGCCAGAAATTCTGTGTCGCTACCGTGTGCATAATTCTTCCCGCACAGTAACGGAAGCATTGGCTGCACATTATGATCTGGAATTGGTGATGGAGTTCCGTCACCCAGATTTGGTTGAGTAATCAGGTATTCTAGATACAGCGTTATAAAAAAGAGCGGAAGCAATTCCGCTCTTTTTTATTTTTAATATGCAACGGTTAAAACACACTATTAAATGCCACCTGCGGTGAAACCGAAAACCCGGTATTGTGGCCGGCAAAATAGGTTGAAACACCAGCAATAACCCCAAAACGGGGGGACCAGTTGTATTCAACAGCAGGGGCTATCAGCCAGTCCCCTGAAGAACTGTTGATACGGTCTATCCGTTCTATTTTACCGCTTGTAGGCGTACGGCCTTTAACGTGAGATCCATCGGCCCAGTCTCGCGCTAGATCCATGGCCAACACCCATTTCTGGTTGATGCCAAATTCTAGAGAAAACCCGCTTTCTCCATACATGCCGGGTTGCGCTGTGCCGCGGAATCCAACCTCAGTGCCATAACTGCTCACATTATGTAGATGTGCAGTTGTAAGTGCCCGGCGGAAAGTGCCCCACATACGCAAGCGCAGTTCATGCTGACCCGGCAGCGTGTAAGTGGATTGTTCCGTAAAGGCTAGGCGGAACGTATAAACACCAGAGCCAACACCATCTTCAGCCCGGCCCAGCCTTTGATAATTGCCGGTGGGGAAACCAACCCCGGCAAATACGCTGAGCGCTGGAATATAGCGTGCTGGATCTGCGTCCAGATAACGCCACATTAAATCAACAGGCAGATCTCCAAATTTGAGCCCGCTGCTGGTGCCTGCTTTCTTCTTCCACAAGTAACTGATGGTAGGGGTTACCTGAATACTGATGGAATCAGTGATGGAATATTTATACAGCGTAAAATTGGAAACGGATTGCTGGCGTGGGTGGAGCGGGTGGCTGTTGCCATTAGCATCCAGGTACCCCACGGGCAGGTTGTAACTGACGTAAGGTTCCCACGCGAACACCCCAGATTTGGAAAGCGCACCAGAAGGTGAGACGAGAGATCCCGTATACCATTGCGGGCGTGCTTCCCCCGGAGCTTGAGACCCAGCAGCGGCACTGTTGCCTGTATCAGCAGCATGCGCGGTGGAAAGGCCGACAGAAAGCAACAATGTGCCAACCAGAGAGCGACAAACAGCAGGGCAACACTTAACGCCTGCGCGCGGCTGGAGGGAGGAAAACACACTGGCTGCCTGAATCATGATCTGTCTGACCCTTCATGGGGAACCAAAAAATCTTCCGTCAACACAACAGAAGGAACGGTTTGTGGCACGGCGTCATGTTCCGGGGCGGAGCGCATACGGCGCCAGCCCCATGCCAGCGCCAAAGCCAGCAGGGGAATGGCGCATATGGTTGCCGTTCCGGTTGGGTAATCAAACGCCATCAGCCCAACGATGCCAATAAAGAAGGCGAGAGCCAGCCAAGAGGTAAATGGCGCGCCCGGCATCGGGAAAGAGGTGGGGGCAATCTCTCCACAGCGAATTTTTTTGCGCAGTTGAATCTGGCACAGCACAATAAAACACCACGTGCTGAGAATACCCAGTGAAGCCAGACTGAGCATAATTTCAAAAATCTGGCTGGGGATGAAGTAATTCAGTACCACGCCCACCAGATAGATGGCCACGGTGGAAAGAATGGCCGCAGAAGGCACAGCCTGTTTGTTCATGCGGGCCAAATAACGTGGGGCAGCCCCATCCAGCGCCAGTGCACGCAGTACGCGGCCAGTAGAATAAAGGCCGGAGTTCAGGCTGGAGAGAGCTGCTGTGAGCACCACAACATTCATCACACTGTCTATGCCCGGCACGCCTAACTTGGAGAGGAAGGTAACAAAGGGGCTGACACCAGCCTGATACGTGTTCCACGGCAGCAGCAGTACAAGCAGTGTAATGGTGCCTACGTAAAAAATGGCAATACGCCAGATAACGTTGTTAATGGCTTGCGGCAGAACGGATTTAACATCCTCACATTCCCCCGCAGCAGTGCCAATCAGCTCAATACTGGTGTAGGCAAATACAACGCCTTGCACCAATACCAGTGCCGGCAAAAAGCCGTGGGGAAACATGCCACCATTTTCGGTAATCAGATGCAGCCCGGTTGCGTGCCCATCTACGGGATAACGCAAGGCCAGAATAACCAGCGCGATAACCAGAAATCCGCCCAAGGCCAGCACTTTGACCAAAGAAAGCCAGAATTCCAGCTCACCAAACCATTTTACGCCGGTCAGGTTCATGCCGGTTATCAGCACAAGGGCCAGCAGGGCAAAAAGCCATTGCGGTACGCTGGAAAAAACAGGCCAAAAGCGCATGTAAAGCGCCACGGCAGTAATATCCACAATGCCTGTTACAGCCCAGTTAAAAAAGGCCATGGTGCCTGCAATATAAGAGGCTTTAGGGCCTAAAAATTCCCGCGTGTAGGAAACAAAGCTGCCACTGGTGGGGCGGTACATTACCAATTCCCCCAATGCGCGCAGCATCAGAAAAGCAAAAACACCACACACCAGATAAACCAAGGCGAGAGAAGGTCCGACAGCCTGCAGGCGAGAGCCAGCCCCCAAAAACAACCCGGTGCCGATAGCCCCGCCCAGCGAGATCATTTGGATTTGCCGCTTACCCAAACCACGATGGTATCCATCTTCAGTGCGTGCGCCTGCATTGGCAGGTGTATGCCCGTCTGAGGTGG contains:
- a CDS encoding glycosyltransferase family 2 protein — its product is MSVIKPWDPSPEVVFSYKKKSRKPKNLITVCVTNFNYASVIEECLDSIADQTHADLEIVVVDDCSQRDDSVDVIAEWMEENKQRFYSLQCLTNPRNQGPSFSRNMAFAHAQSEYVFIIDADNTIYPTALEKIYTALLQGKFPAVYTQIEEFGDRKGIGHADIWDAARMRKNNYVDVMALIRKSAWEKVGGFSHIEEGWEDYDFWLKFIDAGLEPGYLPEILCRYRVHNSSRTVTEALAAHYDLELVMEFRHPDLVE
- a CDS encoding amino acid permease — its product is MTASPTSDGHTPANAGARTEDGYHRGLGKRQIQMISLGGAIGTGLFLGAGSRLQAVGPSLALVYLVCGVFAFLMLRALGELVMYRPTSGSFVSYTREFLGPKASYIAGTMAFFNWAVTGIVDITAVALYMRFWPVFSSVPQWLFALLALVLITGMNLTGVKWFGELEFWLSLVKVLALGGFLVIALVILALRYPVDGHATGLHLITENGGMFPHGFLPALVLVQGVVFAYTSIELIGTAAGECEDVKSVLPQAINNVIWRIAIFYVGTITLLVLLLPWNTYQAGVSPFVTFLSKLGVPGIDSVMNVVVLTAALSSLNSGLYSTGRVLRALALDGAAPRYLARMNKQAVPSAAILSTVAIYLVGVVLNYFIPSQIFEIMLSLASLGILSTWCFIVLCQIQLRKKIRCGEIAPTSFPMPGAPFTSWLALAFFIGIVGLMAFDYPTGTATICAIPLLALALAWGWRRMRSAPEHDAVPQTVPSVVLTEDFLVPHEGSDRS